One Purpureocillium takamizusanense chromosome 1, complete sequence genomic window carries:
- the NOC4 gene encoding Maturation and nuclear export of 40S ribosomal subunits interacting protein (COG:J~BUSCO:EOG09261RWU~TransMembrane:2 (i356-375o381-398i)~EggNog:ENOG503NUB6), translating to MAGEGSKRKRASTADKPTKRRRSSSGSDNNDDPNAKILLMEQGILESRKNYNDITTLLGTAKEDSDEAMLATVALCRIFVRLLAQGSLTFKKSLSEKEGVVVGWLRDQLLQYKTLLLGRMADEDLAVTALTLCMRILKAEGEFLSNKEEYSFPTAFIGDIVAAVLESTNEDVRTAYIEEFAEQYDDIRYFTFKSIKPAIEAIASKGGDSGALFDRVFALISALDGVPESADELEDFYVPRPQKKSHPLRSVTQHKKQGQEAWLALLGVVETKDQRKRILNVISTTIAPWFTKPELLADFLTSCYNSGGSMSLLALSGVFFLIQERNLDYPSFYAKLYSLLDRNILHSKHRSRFFRLLDTFLASTHLPAALVASFLKRLARLSLNAPPSAIAFVVPWIYNQLKRHPTCTFMVHREIKDADTKKRIKDNGFEDPFVAEESDPMETNAIDSSLWELVHLQSHYHPNVATIAKIVSEQFTKQSYNMEDFLDHSYATLLDAEMDKTVKKAPVVEFHIPKRVFLPQDDPVAVPDSLVAKLWDFGTVA from the exons ATGGCTGGTGAAGGCTCCAAGCGTAAGAGAGCCTCGACAGCCGACAAGCCTACAAAACGCcggcggtcgtcgtctggAAGCGACAACAATGACGACCCAAACGCCAAGATCCTCCTGATGGAGCAAGGGATCCTTGAGTCGCGGAAAAACTACAACGACATCACCACGCTGCTCGGCACAGCAAAAgaggacagcgacgaggccatgctcGCAACGGTGGCACTGTGCCGCATCTTTGTCAGGTTACTGGCTCAAGGGTCACTCACGTTCAAGAAGTCTCTGTCCGAGaaggagggcgtcgtcgtgggatGGCTCAGGGACCAGCTGCTGCAGTATaagacgctgctgctgggccggatggcggacgaggacctcgccgTGACGGCGCTGACGCTCTGCATGAGAATCCTCAAGGCGGAGGGGGAGTTTCTGTCCAACAAGGAGGAATACTCGTTCCCTACAGCTTTCATCGGAGACATTGTCGCCGCTGTCTTGGAGTCGACCAACGAGGACGTGCGGACGGCGTACATCGAAGAGTTTGCCGAACAGTACGACGACATCCGGTATTTTACGTTCAAGTCCATCAA ACCTGCCATAGAAGCCATTGCGTCCAAGGGTGGCGACTCAGGCGCATTGTTTGACCGGGTCTTCGCCCTCATTTCTGCTCTGGACGGCGTGCCTGAGTCTGCCGACGAGCTTGAAGACTTCTACGTGCCCCGGCCGCAGAAGAAATCTCACCCCCTGCGCTCGGTGACCCAGCACAAGAAGCAGGGGCAAGaagcctggctggcgcttCTCGGAGTCGTTGAGACCAAGGACCAGCGAAAGCGAATCCTGAACGTCATCTCGACGACCATTGCGCCGTGGTTCACCAAgcccgagctgctggccgacttCCTCACGAGCTGCTACAACTCCGGCGGCTCGATGTCGCTGCTCGCGCTCTCGGGCGTCTTCTTCCTGATCCAGGAGCGGAACCTGGACTACCCGTCGTTTTACGCCAAGCTTTACTCGCTGCTTGACCGCAACATCCTCCACTCCAAGCATCGGTCGCGCTTCTTCCGCCTGCTGGACACGTTTCTGGCGTCGACGCATCTCCCAGCGGCGCTCGTGGCCAGCTTCCTGAAGCGCTTGGCGAGGCTCTCCCTgaacgcgccgccgagcgccatTGCCTTTGTCGTGCCCTGGATCTACAACCAGCTCAAGCGCCACCCGACATGCACGTTCATGGTCCATCGCGAGATTAAGGATGCCGACACGAAGAAGCGCATCAAGGACAACGGTTTCGAGGACCCGTTTGTGGCGGAGGAGTCGGACCCGATGGAGACCAATGCCATCGACAGCAGTCTGTGGGAGCTGGTTCATCTCCAGTCACATTATCACCCCAACGTTGCGACGATTGCCAAGATCGTGTCGGAGCAGTTCACGAAACAGTCGTACAACATGGAGGACTTTTTGGACCATTCGTACGCGACG CTGTTGGACGCGGAAATGGACAAGACCGTCAAGAAGGCACCGGTTGTGGAGTTTCACATCCCCAAGCGAGTGTTCCTGCCTCAGGATGACCCGGTGGCGGTGCCTGACAGCCTGGTAGCCAAGCTGTGGGACTTTGGAACCGTCGCGTAG